Proteins from one Nicotiana tabacum cultivar K326 chromosome 23, ASM71507v2, whole genome shotgun sequence genomic window:
- the LOC142177135 gene encoding uncharacterized protein LOC142177135, protein MAEDSKLWDVICDGPFIPTNTSGDPAVIVPKTRKEFNDVDRKAIEKNFRPKKILVCGIGPDGYNRISACQSATEIWEALQIAHEGTTQVKQSKIDMLTTEYELFRMKDDEFIQDMHTWFTFIINNLHYLGEIIPRNKLVRKILSVLPSSWESKVNAITEAKDLQKLTIDELVGNLKTYEMKNKKKDNERRETKREKNLVLKTDNNDSGGEDADLAYLTKRFQKMVCRNGGILKGSSSSKPKSYDLCHKCGKTGHFIKDFPLLNQDQYKHNTDKAAKRSPVPDKRFKRKNVANNVMKQARAAWGESFSESE, encoded by the coding sequence atggctgaagaCTCAAAGCTCTGGGACGTCATCTGCGATGGACCCTTCATCCCTACAAACACTAGTGGTGACCCAGCAGTAATAGTTCccaaaacaagaaaagaattcAATGATGTTGATCGCAAGGCCATAGAGAAGAACTTTCGACCAAAGAAAATTCTTGTCTGTGGTATTGGTCCTGATGGATATAACAGGATTTCAGCATGCCAATCTGCTACGGAGATCTGGGAAGCTCTCCAAATAGCTCATGAAGGGACAACCCAAGTTAAGCAATCAAAGATTGACATGCTTACCACAGAATACGAGCTTTTCAGGATGAAAGACGATGAGTTCATCCAGGACATGCATACTTGGTTCACCTTCATCATCaataatcttcattatctgggaGAAATCATTCCAAGGAACAAACTTGTCAGGAAAATACTCAGTGTTTTACCCAGTTCCTGGGAAAGCAAAGTGAATGCTATCACAGAGGCAAAGGATTTGCAGAAGCTAACCATTGATGAACTTGTTGGTAAtctgaaaacttatgaaatgaagaataagaagaaggatAATGAGAGAAGAGAGAccaaaagggagaagaacctggtcctcaagacaGACAACAATGATTCAGGTGGTGAGGATGCTGATCTGGCTTACCTAACAAAAAGATTCCAGAAAATGGTTTGCAGAAATGGAGGCATTCTAAAAGGGAGCAGCTCCAGCAAGCCAAAAAGTTATGACCTATGTCATAAGTGTGGTAAGACaggacatttcatcaaggattttccTCTCCTCAATCAAGATCAATACAAACACAACACAGACAAAGCAGCTAAGAGGAGCCCGGTTCCTGACAAACGTTTCAAGAGGAAAAATGTCGCTAACAATGTTATGAAACAAGCTCGTGCTGCATGGGGAGAATCTTTTAGTGAATCTGAATAA
- the LOC142177134 gene encoding uncharacterized protein LOC142177134 encodes MKSSQGPQSEIHGSSINVIQVSNWRHKATRLDKDERGSSVNETMYRGIIGSLMYLTASRPDIVFSVGLCARFQSNPKESHRKAAKRILRYLKGTQDLVDTHDDYRAKSSQCIARWSKDEAYICKICQGTWFP; translated from the exons ATGAAAAGCAGCCAAGGACCACAATCAGAAATACATGGATCATCTATCAATGTGATTCAGGTGTCTAATTGGAGGCACAAAG CCACTCGTCTGGACAAGGATGAACGTGGTTCCTCTGTAAATGAGACCATGTATAGAGGTATCATAGGGTCACTCATGTATCTCACAGCAAGCAGACCAGATATTGTCTTCAGTGTGGGTCTTTGTGCCAGGTTTCAatctaatccaaaggaatctcatcggAAGGCAGCCAAGAGAAtcctgagatatctcaaaggaacacaggacctg GTAGACACGCATGATGATTACAGAGCAAAAAGCAGCCAATGCATTGCACGTTGGTCAAAGGACGAGGCTTATATTTGCAAAATAtgtcagggaacctggttccccTAA